In Penaeus vannamei isolate JL-2024 chromosome 15, ASM4276789v1, whole genome shotgun sequence, the following are encoded in one genomic region:
- the LOC113813935 gene encoding alpha-(1,3)-fucosyltransferase C has product MRKRLVWWFGLLALCVLGQVSVLLYQRAWAALHKVLEEFVNKYINDDINYDYYEDLPEGVYVRSKRRLSATVMRKLRDLMDGYDSARDSRQDRKLVLFWTSWFSQAWWVRVGGGVDLKAAHCPETRCYFTHDRRKREDAAAVLFLSAEVRMSDLPYSRSPGQRWVWVHVEAPTSDVPLHTTGDTGLSRSTAKSAKATGHRLDNLFNWTMTYHPASNIMEPYGALVPRENATLSRDGLSTSAKTRRGFLLTSLRPALLDAESPIYEAYMDALHGSDAFEDIMGPSWVPYVDWTTEDAEKDWSEFLLRPKLVAWMSSHCQTRSRREEYVRQLQEHVYVHVYGACGTLSCGRRESHRKDRCWQDVLARKFLFYLAFENSVCDAYVTEKLWKPLVHGLVPVVLGGANYSHFLPPNSYINAREYQPRELALLLRQLQASPRDYARFHLWRAFWRATLRPPLCELCLKIHNDDEVSTLRNIPDWWRDVGRCHNPAVPTTLL; this is encoded by the exons ATGAGGAAGCGGCTGGTCTGGTGGTTCGGCCTCCTGGCGCTGTGCGTGCTGGGCCAGGTGAGCGTGCTGCTGTACCAGAGGGCGTGGGCCGCTCTCCACAAGGTGCTCGAGGAGTTTGTTAACAAATACATCAACGACGACATCAACTACGACTACTACGAGGACCTCCCGGAGGGCGTCTACGTCCGGAGCAAGCGCCGCCTCAGCGCCACCGTCATGAGGAAGCTCCGGGACCTGATGGACGGCTACGACTCGGCTCGTGACTCACGCCAGGACAGGAAATTGGTGCTGTTCTGGACGTCGTGGTTCAGCCAGGCGTGGTGGGTGCGCGTGGGCGGGGGCGTTGACTTAAAGGCCGCCCACTGCCCGGAGACGAGGTGCTACTTCACCCACGatcgaaggaagagggaagatgcgGCAGCCGTGCTCTTTCTA TCTGCAGAGGTGAGGATGTCTGATCTGCCGTACAGTCGATCTCCAGGTCAGCGGTGGGTGTGGGTCCACGTGGAGGCGCCCACGTCAGACGTCCCACTCCACACTACAGGCGACACTGGCCTGTCAAGGAGCACAGCTAagagt GCGAAGGCTACTGGGCATCGCCTGGATAACCTCTTCAACTGGACCATGACGTACCACCCAGCCTCGAACATCATGGAACCCTACGGCGCCCTCGTTCCTAGAGAAAATGCCACGCTGTCTCGAGATGGCCTTTCGACCTCTGCCAAGACACGCAGGGGATTTTTGTTGACGTCCCTGAGGCCTGCTTTGCTCGACGCGGAGAGCCCTATCTACGAGGCTTATATGGACGCCCTCCATGGCAGCGACGCCTTTGAGGATATCATGGGCCCGTCATGGGTTCCCTACGTGGACTGGACCACAG AAGACGCGGAGAAGGACTGGTCTGAGTTCCTGTTGCGACCGAAGTTAGTAGCATGGATGTCGTCCCACTGCCAGACTCGTTCACGCAGGGAGGAATACGTGAGGCAGCTGCAAGAACATGTGTACGTCCATGTCTACGGTGCCTGCGGTACTCTCAG ctGCGGCCGGCGAGAGTCCCACCGGAAGGACCGCTGCTGGCAAGACGTCCTTGCCCGGAAGTTCCTGTTCTACCTCGCCTTCGAGAACTCCGTCTGCGACGCCTACGTGACGGAGAAGCTGTGGAAGCCGCTCGTGCACGGCCTGGTGCCCGTGGTGCTCGGGGGCGCCAACTACTCCCACTTCCTGCCGCCCAACTCCTACATCAACGCCCGCGAGTACCAGCCGCGGGAACTGGCACTCCTCCTGCGGCAGCTCCAGGCCTCCCCTCGAGACTACGCAAGATTCCACCTCTGGCGCGCCTTCTGGAGGGCCACCCTGAGGCCGCCCCTGTGCGAGCTCTGCCTCAAGATCCACAATGACGACGAGGTATCCACCCTGAGGAACATCCCCGACTGGTGGCGAGACGTGGGGCGGTGCCACAACCCGGCGGTGCCAACCACGCTCTTGTGA